One part of the Raphanus sativus cultivar WK10039 chromosome 7, ASM80110v3, whole genome shotgun sequence genome encodes these proteins:
- the LOC130497737 gene encoding disease resistance protein TAO1-like isoform X1, whose product MALVCPSSSLPRNWIHDVFPSIHGADVRTTFLSHVLKEFKRRGIDTFIDNNIERSKSIGPKLLEAIRGSRVAIVLLSRNYASSTWCLNELVEIAVCRREFGQTVMPVFYDVDPSDVKKQAGEFGKVFEATCNGKTEEDTWRWREALAEVATIAGEHSSNWCSEAEMIEKIAADISNVVNDSVPSNYFESLIGIGAHMERMRSLLSLECDEVRMVGIWGPAGIGKTTIARALYEKLCSNFTHTAFIESIKGGYTTHYLDNYAYMLQLQEQLLSKTLSDKDLKIGHVGVAQERLKKKKVLIVLDGVDRLVQLNAMADKPEWFGRGSRIIITTQDLKLLKAHGIDHIYKVDYPIDEEALQIFCKHAFGQNSPKDGFEELALEVTNLSGKLPLGLSIMGSYFRGMSKHEWINALPRLKSRLHDDIKSILRFSYDALCDEDKELFLYIACFFNLKSIQTLEDHLERTFLNWSHGLHILAERSLICREYGFIKMHNLLVQLGRDIVLSQSFHDPWKRQFLVDAREICQVLTYETGSESLVGMDLDLSEINKEFNISKITFKRMCNLQFLRFYRRFDDKGNCKLHSPENLKYLSPKLSLLHWDYFPATCLPSTFVTESLVELNMRNSKLNKLWEGVRPLQNLKWMDLSHSSDLKELPDLSTATKLLSLDLSYCTSLVELHSSVGNATNLLILNIEYCNNLVEIPSSVENIPNLKIFLAGCSSLVSLPSCIWNISSLRTFNLDNFSSLVQSPLMWNAKNFQRLDLSGCSSLKKLPPIIVKDSKFSQSAEFSSFTSIKNHNKFSQSEEFSSFIASIKNLHELILSNCSSLMELPASIENATSLHTLDLSGCSSLKTLPSSAWNVKNLQKLILSICSNLVELPASIENATNLMTLDLSGCSSLVEIPPYIRYVTSLRTLDLSGCSSLVKLPFVCYAPCLMMLNVTGC is encoded by the exons ATGGCTCTTGTTTGTCCTTCTTCGTCTTTGCCTCGCAACTGGATACACGATGTCTTTCCAAGCATCCACGGGGCAGATGTTCGCACAACGTTTCTTAGTCACGTTCTCAAGGAGTTCAAAAGAAGAGGAATCGACACGTTCATCGATAACAACATCGAGAGGAGCAAATCGATCGGTCCCAAACTCCTGGAAGCTATCCGAGGGTCGAGAGTTGCGATCGTCTTGCTCTCTAGGAACTACGCTTCTTCCACATGGTGCCTGAACGAGTTGGTGGAGATTGCTGTGTGCAGAAGAGAGTTTGGTCAAACAGTGATGCCCGTTTTCTATGATGTTGATCCATCTGATGTGAAGAAGCAGGCCGGAGAGTTCGGGAAAGTCTTTGAAGCTACTTGTAACGGTAAAACAGAGGAGGACACTTGGAGATGGAGAGAAGCTTTGGCGGAAGTGGCTACAATAGCTGGAGAGCATTCTAGCAACTG GTGTAGTGAAGCGGAGATGATTGAAAAAATTGCTGCTGACATCTCAAACGTGGTGAATGATTCTGTTCCATCGAACTATTTTGAATCCTTAATTGGGATTGGAGCTCACATGGAAAGGATGCGGTCGTTGTTAAGCCTAGAATGTGATGAAGTGAGAATGGTAGGGATCTGGGGTCCTGCGGGAATCGGGAAGACGACCATCGCCAGAGCTTTATATGAAAAGCTTTGTAGTAACTTCACACATACTGCTTTCATTGAGAGTATAAAAGGAGGTTATACTACACATTACCTCGACAACTATGCATACATGTTGCAGTTACAGGAACAACTTTTATCCAAGACACTCAGTGATAAGGACTTGAAGATAGGTCACGTGGGTGTTGCACAAGAAAggttgaaaaaaaagaaagtgctTATCGTTCTTGATGGTGTGGATCGGTTAGTCCAACTAAATGCAATGGCAGACAAACCTGAATGGTTCGGCCGTGGAAGTCGAATTATCATTACAACGCAAGATCTAAAGCTCTTGAAAGCACATGGGATCGATCATATTTACAAGGTGGATTATCCAATTGATGAAGAGGCGCTTCAAATCTTCTGCAAGCACGCTTTTGGTCAAAACTCCCCTAAAGATGGTTTTGAGGAGCTTGCGCTGGAAGTTACAAACCTTTCTGGGAAACTCCCATTGGGATTAAGTATAATGGGCTCCTACTTCCGGGGAATGTCCAAGCATGAGTGGATCAATGCATTACCAAGGTTAAAGAGTAGGCTTCATGACGATATCAAGAGTATTTTAAGGTTTAGTTATGACGCCTTATGCGATGAAGATAAAGAATTATTTCTCTACATAGCTTGCTTTTTCAATCTTAAAAGCATTCAGACACTAGAAGATCATCTGGAGAGGACATTCTTGAACTGGAGTCATGGGCTTCACATCTTAGCTGAGAGATCTCTAATATGTCGCGAGTATGGATTTATAAAGATGCATAATCTGCTAGTACAACTAGGTAGAGATATTGTTCTTAGCCAATCTTTTCATGACCCTTGGAAACGTCAGTTTTTGGTTGATGCTAGAGAGATTTGTCAAGTTCTCACTTATGAAACA GGTAGTGAAAGTCTTGTGGGCATGGATCTTGACTTATCTGAGATCAACAAAGAATTTAATATAAGCAAAATAACCTTCAAAAGAATGTGTAATCTCCAGTTTTTAAGATTCTACAGAAGATTTGATGATAAAGGTAACTGCAAATTACACTCACCAGAAAATCTGAAATATCTATCTCCAAAACTTAGTTTACTACACTGGGATTACTTTCCGGCGACATGCTTGCCTTCTACGTTTGTTACAGAGTCCCTCGTGGAACTAAACATGCGTAACAGCAAGCTTAATAAGCTTTGGGAAGGAGTTCGA CCTCTTCAAAATCTCAAGTGGATGGATTTGAGTCATTCATCAGACTTGAAAGAGCTTCCTGATCTCTCAACTGCCACTAAGCTTTTGAGTTTGGATCTCAGTTATTGCACAAGTTTAGTGGAACTACACTCCTCAGTTGGGAATGCAACTAATCTCTTGATATTGAATATCGAGTATTGCAATAATCTGGTGGAGATTCCCTCCTCTGTTGAGAATATTCCTAATCTCAAGATATTTTTGGCTGGGTGCTCAAGTTTGGTCAGTCTCCCTTCTTGTATATGGAACATCAGTAGTCTCAGGACTTTTAATCTCGACAATTTCTCTAGTTTGGTCCAGAGTCCCTTAATGTGGAATGCCAAGAATTTTCAGAGGTTAGATCTCAGTGGATGCTCAAGTCTGAAGAAGCTCCCTCCTATTATTGTAAAGGACAGTAAGTTCTCACAGTCGGCAGAATTCTCGTCCTTCACTAGCATCAAAAATCACAATAAGTTCTCACAGTCGGAAGAATTCTCGTCCTTTATTGCGAGCATCAAAAACCTTCATGAATTGATTCTTAGTAATTGCTCAAGTCTGATGGAGCTTCCTGCTTCTATTGAAAATGCCACTAGTCTACATACATTGGATCTTAGTGGATGCTCAAGTCTGAAGACGCTCCCCTCCTCTGCTTGGAATGTcaaaaatcttcaaaaattGATTCTTAGTATTTGCTCAAATCTGGTGGAACTTCCTGCTTCTATTGAGAATGCAACTAATCTAATGACACTGGATCTTAGTGGATGTTCAAGTCTGGTGGAGATTCCCCCTTATATTAGATATGTCACTAGTCTAAGGACATTGGATCTTAGTGGATGCTCAAGTTTGGTGAAGCTCCCCTTTGTTTGCTACGCCCCTTGCCTCATGATGTTGAATGTCACTGGATGCTAA
- the LOC130497737 gene encoding disease resistance protein TAO1-like isoform X2, giving the protein MALVCPSSSLPRNWIHDVFPSIHGADVRTTFLSHVLKEFKRRGIDTFIDNNIERSKSIGPKLLEAIRGSRVAIVLLSRNYASSTWCLNELVEIAVCRREFGQTVMPVFYDVDPSDVKKQAGEFGKVFEATCNGKTEEDTWRWREALAEVATIAGEHSSNWCSEAEMIEKIAADISNVVNDSVPSNYFESLIGIGAHMERMRSLLSLECDEVRMVGIWGPAGIGKTTIARALYEKLCSNFTHTAFIESIKGGYTTHYLDNYAYMLQLQEQLLSKTLSDKDLKIGHVGVAQERLKKKKVLIVLDGVDRLVQLNAMADKPEWFGRGSRIIITTQDLKLLKAHGIDHIYKVDYPIDEEALQIFCKHAFGQNSPKDGFEELALEVTNLSGKLPLGLSIMGSYFRGMSKHEWINALPRLKSRLHDDIKSILRFSYDALCDEDKELFLYIACFFNLKSIQTLEDHLERTFLNWSHGLHILAERSLICREYGFIKMHNLLVQLGRDIVLSQSFHDPWKRQFLVDAREICQVLTYETGSESLVGMDLDLSEINKEFNISKITFKRMCNLQFLRFYRRFDDKESLVELNMRNSKLNKLWEGVRPLQNLKWMDLSHSSDLKELPDLSTATKLLSLDLSYCTSLVELHSSVGNATNLLILNIEYCNNLVEIPSSVENIPNLKIFLAGCSSLVSLPSCIWNISSLRTFNLDNFSSLVQSPLMWNAKNFQRLDLSGCSSLKKLPPIIVKDSKFSQSAEFSSFTSIKNHNKFSQSEEFSSFIASIKNLHELILSNCSSLMELPASIENATSLHTLDLSGCSSLKTLPSSAWNVKNLQKLILSICSNLVELPASIENATNLMTLDLSGCSSLVEIPPYIRYVTSLRTLDLSGCSSLVKLPFVCYAPCLMMLNVTGC; this is encoded by the exons ATGGCTCTTGTTTGTCCTTCTTCGTCTTTGCCTCGCAACTGGATACACGATGTCTTTCCAAGCATCCACGGGGCAGATGTTCGCACAACGTTTCTTAGTCACGTTCTCAAGGAGTTCAAAAGAAGAGGAATCGACACGTTCATCGATAACAACATCGAGAGGAGCAAATCGATCGGTCCCAAACTCCTGGAAGCTATCCGAGGGTCGAGAGTTGCGATCGTCTTGCTCTCTAGGAACTACGCTTCTTCCACATGGTGCCTGAACGAGTTGGTGGAGATTGCTGTGTGCAGAAGAGAGTTTGGTCAAACAGTGATGCCCGTTTTCTATGATGTTGATCCATCTGATGTGAAGAAGCAGGCCGGAGAGTTCGGGAAAGTCTTTGAAGCTACTTGTAACGGTAAAACAGAGGAGGACACTTGGAGATGGAGAGAAGCTTTGGCGGAAGTGGCTACAATAGCTGGAGAGCATTCTAGCAACTG GTGTAGTGAAGCGGAGATGATTGAAAAAATTGCTGCTGACATCTCAAACGTGGTGAATGATTCTGTTCCATCGAACTATTTTGAATCCTTAATTGGGATTGGAGCTCACATGGAAAGGATGCGGTCGTTGTTAAGCCTAGAATGTGATGAAGTGAGAATGGTAGGGATCTGGGGTCCTGCGGGAATCGGGAAGACGACCATCGCCAGAGCTTTATATGAAAAGCTTTGTAGTAACTTCACACATACTGCTTTCATTGAGAGTATAAAAGGAGGTTATACTACACATTACCTCGACAACTATGCATACATGTTGCAGTTACAGGAACAACTTTTATCCAAGACACTCAGTGATAAGGACTTGAAGATAGGTCACGTGGGTGTTGCACAAGAAAggttgaaaaaaaagaaagtgctTATCGTTCTTGATGGTGTGGATCGGTTAGTCCAACTAAATGCAATGGCAGACAAACCTGAATGGTTCGGCCGTGGAAGTCGAATTATCATTACAACGCAAGATCTAAAGCTCTTGAAAGCACATGGGATCGATCATATTTACAAGGTGGATTATCCAATTGATGAAGAGGCGCTTCAAATCTTCTGCAAGCACGCTTTTGGTCAAAACTCCCCTAAAGATGGTTTTGAGGAGCTTGCGCTGGAAGTTACAAACCTTTCTGGGAAACTCCCATTGGGATTAAGTATAATGGGCTCCTACTTCCGGGGAATGTCCAAGCATGAGTGGATCAATGCATTACCAAGGTTAAAGAGTAGGCTTCATGACGATATCAAGAGTATTTTAAGGTTTAGTTATGACGCCTTATGCGATGAAGATAAAGAATTATTTCTCTACATAGCTTGCTTTTTCAATCTTAAAAGCATTCAGACACTAGAAGATCATCTGGAGAGGACATTCTTGAACTGGAGTCATGGGCTTCACATCTTAGCTGAGAGATCTCTAATATGTCGCGAGTATGGATTTATAAAGATGCATAATCTGCTAGTACAACTAGGTAGAGATATTGTTCTTAGCCAATCTTTTCATGACCCTTGGAAACGTCAGTTTTTGGTTGATGCTAGAGAGATTTGTCAAGTTCTCACTTATGAAACA GGTAGTGAAAGTCTTGTGGGCATGGATCTTGACTTATCTGAGATCAACAAAGAATTTAATATAAGCAAAATAACCTTCAAAAGAATGTGTAATCTCCAGTTTTTAAGATTCTACAGAAGATTTGATGATAAAG AGTCCCTCGTGGAACTAAACATGCGTAACAGCAAGCTTAATAAGCTTTGGGAAGGAGTTCGA CCTCTTCAAAATCTCAAGTGGATGGATTTGAGTCATTCATCAGACTTGAAAGAGCTTCCTGATCTCTCAACTGCCACTAAGCTTTTGAGTTTGGATCTCAGTTATTGCACAAGTTTAGTGGAACTACACTCCTCAGTTGGGAATGCAACTAATCTCTTGATATTGAATATCGAGTATTGCAATAATCTGGTGGAGATTCCCTCCTCTGTTGAGAATATTCCTAATCTCAAGATATTTTTGGCTGGGTGCTCAAGTTTGGTCAGTCTCCCTTCTTGTATATGGAACATCAGTAGTCTCAGGACTTTTAATCTCGACAATTTCTCTAGTTTGGTCCAGAGTCCCTTAATGTGGAATGCCAAGAATTTTCAGAGGTTAGATCTCAGTGGATGCTCAAGTCTGAAGAAGCTCCCTCCTATTATTGTAAAGGACAGTAAGTTCTCACAGTCGGCAGAATTCTCGTCCTTCACTAGCATCAAAAATCACAATAAGTTCTCACAGTCGGAAGAATTCTCGTCCTTTATTGCGAGCATCAAAAACCTTCATGAATTGATTCTTAGTAATTGCTCAAGTCTGATGGAGCTTCCTGCTTCTATTGAAAATGCCACTAGTCTACATACATTGGATCTTAGTGGATGCTCAAGTCTGAAGACGCTCCCCTCCTCTGCTTGGAATGTcaaaaatcttcaaaaattGATTCTTAGTATTTGCTCAAATCTGGTGGAACTTCCTGCTTCTATTGAGAATGCAACTAATCTAATGACACTGGATCTTAGTGGATGTTCAAGTCTGGTGGAGATTCCCCCTTATATTAGATATGTCACTAGTCTAAGGACATTGGATCTTAGTGGATGCTCAAGTTTGGTGAAGCTCCCCTTTGTTTGCTACGCCCCTTGCCTCATGATGTTGAATGTCACTGGATGCTAA
- the LOC130497737 gene encoding disease resistance protein TAO1-like isoform X3 yields the protein MALVCPSSSLPRNWIHDVFPSIHGADVRTTFLSHVLKEFKRRGIDTFIDNNIERSKSIGPKLLEAIRGSRVAIVLLSRNYASSTWCLNELVEIAVCRREFGQTVMPVFYDVDPSDVKKQAGEFGKVFEATCNGKTEEDTWRWREALAEVATIAGEHSSNWCSEAEMIEKIAADISNVVNDSVPSNYFESLIGIGAHMERMRSLLSLECDEVRMVGIWGPAGIGKTTIARALYEKLCSNFTHTAFIESIKGGYTTHYLDNYAYMLQLQEQLLSKTLSDKDLKIGHVGVAQERLKKKKVLIVLDGVDRLVQLNAMADKPEWFGRGSRIIITTQDLKLLKAHGIDHIYKVDYPIDEEALQIFCKHAFGQNSPKDGFEELALEVTNLSGKLPLGLSIMGSYFRGMSKHEWINALPRLKSRLHDDIKSILRFSYDALCDEDKELFLYIACFFNLKSIQTLEDHLERTFLNWSHGLHILAERSLICREYGFIKMHNLLVQLGRDIVLSQSFHDPWKRQFLVDAREICQVLTYETGSESLVGMDLDLSEINKEFNISKITFKRMCNLQFLRFYRRFDDKGNCKLHSPENLKYLSPKLSLLHWDYFPATCLPSTFVTESLVELNMRNSKLNKLWEGVRHVQFHCMMSLFVWAASSKSQVDGFESFIRLERAS from the exons ATGGCTCTTGTTTGTCCTTCTTCGTCTTTGCCTCGCAACTGGATACACGATGTCTTTCCAAGCATCCACGGGGCAGATGTTCGCACAACGTTTCTTAGTCACGTTCTCAAGGAGTTCAAAAGAAGAGGAATCGACACGTTCATCGATAACAACATCGAGAGGAGCAAATCGATCGGTCCCAAACTCCTGGAAGCTATCCGAGGGTCGAGAGTTGCGATCGTCTTGCTCTCTAGGAACTACGCTTCTTCCACATGGTGCCTGAACGAGTTGGTGGAGATTGCTGTGTGCAGAAGAGAGTTTGGTCAAACAGTGATGCCCGTTTTCTATGATGTTGATCCATCTGATGTGAAGAAGCAGGCCGGAGAGTTCGGGAAAGTCTTTGAAGCTACTTGTAACGGTAAAACAGAGGAGGACACTTGGAGATGGAGAGAAGCTTTGGCGGAAGTGGCTACAATAGCTGGAGAGCATTCTAGCAACTG GTGTAGTGAAGCGGAGATGATTGAAAAAATTGCTGCTGACATCTCAAACGTGGTGAATGATTCTGTTCCATCGAACTATTTTGAATCCTTAATTGGGATTGGAGCTCACATGGAAAGGATGCGGTCGTTGTTAAGCCTAGAATGTGATGAAGTGAGAATGGTAGGGATCTGGGGTCCTGCGGGAATCGGGAAGACGACCATCGCCAGAGCTTTATATGAAAAGCTTTGTAGTAACTTCACACATACTGCTTTCATTGAGAGTATAAAAGGAGGTTATACTACACATTACCTCGACAACTATGCATACATGTTGCAGTTACAGGAACAACTTTTATCCAAGACACTCAGTGATAAGGACTTGAAGATAGGTCACGTGGGTGTTGCACAAGAAAggttgaaaaaaaagaaagtgctTATCGTTCTTGATGGTGTGGATCGGTTAGTCCAACTAAATGCAATGGCAGACAAACCTGAATGGTTCGGCCGTGGAAGTCGAATTATCATTACAACGCAAGATCTAAAGCTCTTGAAAGCACATGGGATCGATCATATTTACAAGGTGGATTATCCAATTGATGAAGAGGCGCTTCAAATCTTCTGCAAGCACGCTTTTGGTCAAAACTCCCCTAAAGATGGTTTTGAGGAGCTTGCGCTGGAAGTTACAAACCTTTCTGGGAAACTCCCATTGGGATTAAGTATAATGGGCTCCTACTTCCGGGGAATGTCCAAGCATGAGTGGATCAATGCATTACCAAGGTTAAAGAGTAGGCTTCATGACGATATCAAGAGTATTTTAAGGTTTAGTTATGACGCCTTATGCGATGAAGATAAAGAATTATTTCTCTACATAGCTTGCTTTTTCAATCTTAAAAGCATTCAGACACTAGAAGATCATCTGGAGAGGACATTCTTGAACTGGAGTCATGGGCTTCACATCTTAGCTGAGAGATCTCTAATATGTCGCGAGTATGGATTTATAAAGATGCATAATCTGCTAGTACAACTAGGTAGAGATATTGTTCTTAGCCAATCTTTTCATGACCCTTGGAAACGTCAGTTTTTGGTTGATGCTAGAGAGATTTGTCAAGTTCTCACTTATGAAACA GGTAGTGAAAGTCTTGTGGGCATGGATCTTGACTTATCTGAGATCAACAAAGAATTTAATATAAGCAAAATAACCTTCAAAAGAATGTGTAATCTCCAGTTTTTAAGATTCTACAGAAGATTTGATGATAAAGGTAACTGCAAATTACACTCACCAGAAAATCTGAAATATCTATCTCCAAAACTTAGTTTACTACACTGGGATTACTTTCCGGCGACATGCTTGCCTTCTACGTTTGTTACAGAGTCCCTCGTGGAACTAAACATGCGTAACAGCAAGCTTAATAAGCTTTGGGAAGGAGTTCGA CATGTGCAGTTTCATTGTATGATGTCTTTATTTGTGTGGGCAGCCTCTTCAAAATCTCAAGTGGATGGATTTGAGTCATTCATCAGACTTGAAAGAGCTTCCTGA
- the LOC130497737 gene encoding disease resistance protein TAO1-like isoform X4, giving the protein MALVCPSSSLPRNWIHDVFPSIHGADVRTTFLSHVLKEFKRRGIDTFIDNNIERSKSIGPKLLEAIRGSRVAIVLLSRNYASSTWCLNELVEIAVCRREFGQTVMPVFYDVDPSDVKKQAGEFGKVFEATCNGKTEEDTWRWREALAEVATIAGEHSSNWCSEAEMIEKIAADISNVVNDSVPSNYFESLIGIGAHMERMRSLLSLECDEVRMVGIWGPAGIGKTTIARALYEKLCSNFTHTAFIESIKGGYTTHYLDNYAYMLQLQEQLLSKTLSDKDLKIGHVGVAQERLKKKKVLIVLDGVDRLVQLNAMADKPEWFGRGSRIIITTQDLKLLKAHGIDHIYKVDYPIDEEALQIFCKHAFGQNSPKDGFEELALEVTNLSGKLPLGLSIMGSYFRGMSKHEWINALPRLKSRLHDDIKSILRFSYDALCDEDKELFLYIACFFNLKSIQTLEDHLERTFLNWSHGLHILAERSLICREYGFIKMHNLLVQLGRDIVLSQSFHDPWKRQFLVDAREICQVLTYETGSESLVGMDLDLSEINKEFNISKITFKRMCNLQFLRFYRRFDDKESLVELNMRNSKLNKLWEGVRHVQFHCMMSLFVWAASSKSQVDGFESFIRLERAS; this is encoded by the exons ATGGCTCTTGTTTGTCCTTCTTCGTCTTTGCCTCGCAACTGGATACACGATGTCTTTCCAAGCATCCACGGGGCAGATGTTCGCACAACGTTTCTTAGTCACGTTCTCAAGGAGTTCAAAAGAAGAGGAATCGACACGTTCATCGATAACAACATCGAGAGGAGCAAATCGATCGGTCCCAAACTCCTGGAAGCTATCCGAGGGTCGAGAGTTGCGATCGTCTTGCTCTCTAGGAACTACGCTTCTTCCACATGGTGCCTGAACGAGTTGGTGGAGATTGCTGTGTGCAGAAGAGAGTTTGGTCAAACAGTGATGCCCGTTTTCTATGATGTTGATCCATCTGATGTGAAGAAGCAGGCCGGAGAGTTCGGGAAAGTCTTTGAAGCTACTTGTAACGGTAAAACAGAGGAGGACACTTGGAGATGGAGAGAAGCTTTGGCGGAAGTGGCTACAATAGCTGGAGAGCATTCTAGCAACTG GTGTAGTGAAGCGGAGATGATTGAAAAAATTGCTGCTGACATCTCAAACGTGGTGAATGATTCTGTTCCATCGAACTATTTTGAATCCTTAATTGGGATTGGAGCTCACATGGAAAGGATGCGGTCGTTGTTAAGCCTAGAATGTGATGAAGTGAGAATGGTAGGGATCTGGGGTCCTGCGGGAATCGGGAAGACGACCATCGCCAGAGCTTTATATGAAAAGCTTTGTAGTAACTTCACACATACTGCTTTCATTGAGAGTATAAAAGGAGGTTATACTACACATTACCTCGACAACTATGCATACATGTTGCAGTTACAGGAACAACTTTTATCCAAGACACTCAGTGATAAGGACTTGAAGATAGGTCACGTGGGTGTTGCACAAGAAAggttgaaaaaaaagaaagtgctTATCGTTCTTGATGGTGTGGATCGGTTAGTCCAACTAAATGCAATGGCAGACAAACCTGAATGGTTCGGCCGTGGAAGTCGAATTATCATTACAACGCAAGATCTAAAGCTCTTGAAAGCACATGGGATCGATCATATTTACAAGGTGGATTATCCAATTGATGAAGAGGCGCTTCAAATCTTCTGCAAGCACGCTTTTGGTCAAAACTCCCCTAAAGATGGTTTTGAGGAGCTTGCGCTGGAAGTTACAAACCTTTCTGGGAAACTCCCATTGGGATTAAGTATAATGGGCTCCTACTTCCGGGGAATGTCCAAGCATGAGTGGATCAATGCATTACCAAGGTTAAAGAGTAGGCTTCATGACGATATCAAGAGTATTTTAAGGTTTAGTTATGACGCCTTATGCGATGAAGATAAAGAATTATTTCTCTACATAGCTTGCTTTTTCAATCTTAAAAGCATTCAGACACTAGAAGATCATCTGGAGAGGACATTCTTGAACTGGAGTCATGGGCTTCACATCTTAGCTGAGAGATCTCTAATATGTCGCGAGTATGGATTTATAAAGATGCATAATCTGCTAGTACAACTAGGTAGAGATATTGTTCTTAGCCAATCTTTTCATGACCCTTGGAAACGTCAGTTTTTGGTTGATGCTAGAGAGATTTGTCAAGTTCTCACTTATGAAACA GGTAGTGAAAGTCTTGTGGGCATGGATCTTGACTTATCTGAGATCAACAAAGAATTTAATATAAGCAAAATAACCTTCAAAAGAATGTGTAATCTCCAGTTTTTAAGATTCTACAGAAGATTTGATGATAAAG AGTCCCTCGTGGAACTAAACATGCGTAACAGCAAGCTTAATAAGCTTTGGGAAGGAGTTCGA CATGTGCAGTTTCATTGTATGATGTCTTTATTTGTGTGGGCAGCCTCTTCAAAATCTCAAGTGGATGGATTTGAGTCATTCATCAGACTTGAAAGAGCTTCCTGA